CAAGCTGATCGACATCGTCCGGATCGGCAAGCAGCTCCTGATCACCCGCGGCGCCCTCACCACCTTCTCGATCGCGAACGATGTGGCGAAATACTTCGCGATCATCCCCGCGATGTTCGTCGGGGCCTTCCCCGGCCTCGCCGTGCTCAACGTGATGGGGCTGCACTCGCCGGCCTCCGCCATCCTCTCCGCGGTGATCTTCAACGCGATCGTGATCGTGCTGCTCATCCCGCTCGCCCTGCGCGGCGTGCGCTACCGGCCGTCGGCGGCGTCCTCGCTGCTCGGCCGCAACCTCCTCATCTACGGGCTCGGCGGGATCATCGCCCCGTTCATCGGCATCAAGCTGATCGACCTCGTCGTCGCCCTCATCCCCGGATTCTGACCACCCACAGTAAGGAATCGCAGAACATGAACCGCCTCCGCGGCGCCTGGCGCCAGTACTGGGTCGCCATCCGCGCCATGATCGTGCTCACGGTCGCGCTCGGCGTCGCCTACACCTTCGTCGTGACCGGGATCGGGCAGCTCGCCTTCCCTGCACAGGCGAACGGGTCGATGATCACGCAAGACGGGAAGACCGTCGGCTCGGCCCTCATCGGCCAGGCCTTCACCGACAAGAAGGGGAACCCGCTGCCGCAGTGGTTCCAGTCACGCCCGTCCGCTGCGACGTCGAACGGCCCCGCCGGCTACGACGCGGCGGCGTCCTCCGGCAGCAACCTCGCCACCGGCAACCCGGTGCAGGTGAAGGCGGTGCAGGACCGCACGGCCGCGATCGAGAAACTGGACGGGGTGCCCGCGTCGGCGATCCCCTCCGACGCGGTGACCGCGTCCGGCTCCGGGCTCGACCCGCACATCTCCCCCGCCTACGCGCTGCTGCAGGTCAAGCGCGTCGCGGAGGCCCGCGGGCTGCAGGAAGCAACGGTGAAGGAGCTGGTCGAGTCTAGGATTCAAGCACGGGACCTCGGCTACCTCGGGGACCCGACCGTGAACGTGCTCCAGCTCAACCTGGCGCTCGCCCAGCTCGGCCGCTGACCGGCCGACATCGAGAAAGGGATCGAGAGCGAATGGCGCGTGGCCACCTCCGGGTCATGCTCGGCGCGGCGCCCGGCGTCGGCAAGACGTACGCGATGCTCGAGGAGGGCAAGCGGCTGAAGGCGCTCGGCAAGGACGTCGTGGTTGCGGTCGTGGAGACCCACGGCCGTGCCGCCACCGCCTCGATGCTTGAGGGCTTGGAGGTCGTGCCGCGCCGCACGATCGAGCACCGCGGGGTGGAGCTCACCGAGCTCGACCTCGACGCCGTGCTCGCCCGCGCGCCGCAGCTCGCCCTCGTGGACGAGCTCGCCCACACCAACGCGCCCGGTCCCGACGACGGATCGCACAGCAACGCCAAGCGCTGGGAGGACGTGGACGCGATGCTCGCGGCCGGCATCGACGTGATGTCGACGGTCAACATCCAGCACATCGAGTCGCTGAACGACGTGGTCGAGCAGATCACCGGAGTGCAGCAGCGGGAGACCATCCCGGACGCCGTGCTGCGCCGCGCCGACCAGATCGAGGTCGTCGACCTCGCCCCGCAGGCACTGCGCGACCGGCTCGCCGAAGGCGTTGTGTACCCGGCGGCGCGCGTGGACGCCGCGCTCTCCAACTACTTCCGGCTCGGCAACCTGACCGCGCTGCGCGAGCTGGCGCTGCTCTGGCTGGCCGACGAGGTGGACAGCGCGCTGCAGCAGTACCGCGCCGAGCACGGCATCGCCGGAAAATGGGAGGCCCGCGAGCGCGTCGTCGTCGCCCTCACCGGCGGACCGGAGGGCGAGACGCTGCTGCGGCGCGGCGCCCGGATCGCCGCGCGCTCGGCCGGCGGCGAGCTGCTCGCCGTGCATGTGACCAGCCAGGACGGCCTCCGCGAGGCGAACCCCGGCGCGCTCGCGTCGCAGCGCGCGCTGGTGGAGCAGCTCGGCGGCAGCTACCACCAGGTGGTCGGCAGCGACATCCCGCAGGCGCTGGTCGAGTTCGCGCGCGGCGAGAACGCGACGCAGCTCGTCATCGGCGTCTCCCGGCGCAGCCGGCTCGCAGCACTGCTGACCGGGCCGGGGATCGGCGCGACGGTGGTCAGGGAGTCCGGCGACATCGACGTGCACATCGTCACGCACTCCCGGGCGGGCGGCCGGTTCTCACTGCCGCGACCGCGCGGCGGCCTCACGGCACGACGGCAGGTCTACGGCTTCCTCCTCGCGCTGATCGGCGGCCCGCTGCTGACGCTGGTGCTGGTGAGCATGCGCTCGGGCGAGTCGATGACGGCCGATGTGCTCAGCTACCAGCTCCTGGTGGTGGTCGTGGCGCTGGTCGGCGGGATCTGGCCCGCGCTGTTCGCCGCGCTGCTCTCCGGGCTGACGCTCGACTACTTCTTCGTCGCCCCGCTCTACACGATCACGATCGCCGAGCCCCTGCACCTGCTGGCGCTGATCCTCTACATGGTCATCGCCGCACTGGTCAGCCTGGTCGTGGACCAGGCGGCGCGCCGCACGCGTGCCGCCCAGCGCGCCGCCGCGGAAGCCGAGCTGCTGGCCACTGTCGCCGGCGGCGTCATCCGCGGTGAGGACGCCCTCCAGGCGCTGGTGACCCGCACCCGCGAGGCGTTCTCGCTGACCGGGGTGCGCCTGATGGTCGGCGACGAGGTGGTCTCCACCGACGGGGAGCCTGCGGACTCCGCGCACACGCAGCGCATCACGGTGGGCGACCGCGGCACGCTGGAGCTGTCCGGCCGCGACCTGGAGGCCGCCGACCGGCGCCTGCTCGCGGCGATCGTCGCGCAGCTCGACGCGGCGCTGGAGCACCGCGAGCTCGCCGCGACCGCGAGCGAGCTCGGCCCGCTCGCCGAGGCCGACCGGGTGCGCAGCGCGCTGCTCGCGGCCGTCGGCCACGACCTCCGCCGCCCGCTCGCCGCGGCGACGGCCGCCGTCACCACCCTGCGCCAGCGCGACCTCGCGCTCAGCGACGGCGACCGCGAAGCGCTGCTGGAGACCGCGGAGGACAGCCTGGAAGGCCTCGCCACGCTGGTCACCAACCTCCTCGACGTCAGCCGGGTGCAGGCGGGCGTGCTCGGCGTCTCGCTCGCGCCGACCGAGCTGGAGGATGTCATCCCGGCCGCGCTCGAGGAGCTGGGGCTGGGACCCGCGAAGGTGGAGCTGGACCTGGCGGAGTCCGTGCCGCCGGTCCTCGCCGACGCGGTGCTGCTGCAGCGCGTGCTGGTGAACCTGCTCGGCAACGCGCTGCGGTTCTCGCCGGACGGTCGGCCTCCCATCATCGGCGCGAGCGAGTTCGGAGGGACGGTGCAGCTACGCGTCGTCGACCACGGGCCCGGCATCCCCGGCGAGCGCCGCGAGGCCGTCTTCCTGCCGTTCCAGCGGCTGGGCGACACCGACAACGACACCGGGATCGGGCTCGGGCTCGCCCTCTCCAAGGGGTTCGCCGAGGGGATGGGCGGAACGCTGGAGGCCGAGGACACCCCGGGAGGCGGGCTCACGATGGTGGTGTCGCTGCCGGCCGCGATCATGGACCCCGCCACCCCGACCCCCGCCACTTCGACCCCGGAGGAGACACGATGAGGATCCTGATCGCCGACGACGACCAGCAGATCCTGCGCGCCCTGCGCATCCTCCTCACCGCGCGCGGCTACGAGGTGCTCACCGCCCGCACCGGTGCGGAGGCGGTGACGCAGGCGGTGGAGCACCATCCCGACCTGGTCATGCTCGACCTCGGGATGCCCGAGCTGAACGGCATCGAGGTGATCGAGGGGCTGCGCGGCTGGTCGGCCGTCCCGATCCTGGTCGTCTCCGGGCGCACCGGCTCGGCCGACAAGGTGGACGCGCTCGACGCGGGCGCCGACGACTACGTGACCAAGCCGTTCGCGGCCGACGAGCTGCTCGCGCGCATCCGGGCGCTGACCCGGCGCCAGTCCGGGCCGGCCGACGAGCCGGCGGTGCGCTTCGGGGACATCACGGTGGATCTGGCCGCTCATCAGGTGCTGAAGCGCACGGCCGACGGGGAGTCCCCGGTGCGGCTGACGCCGACCGAGTGGGCGATCCTGGAGGTGCTGGTGCGAAATCCGCGCCGGCTGGTCACCCGGCAGGCGCTGCTCACGCAGGTCTGGGGTCCGCAGTACACGAACGACACCGGCTATCTGCGGCTTTACCTCGCCCAGCTCCGCAAGAAGCTGGAGCCCGTCCCGTCCAGCCCCCGCTACCTCCTGACCGAGGCCGGCATGGGCTACCGCTTCACCCCGGACCCCGACTGACGTCGAAGGCACGGGGGTGAGGGAACGGGTCGGCCGATACGCCGGGTTCTGTCGTGGACGGCCATCTCTCTCGGGACGACGTTGCCGCCGCCCTCTAGCGGTCTACCCGGGGACGAGGCGAGCAGCCTCATGGTCCCCTGTCTGACCTTGCTCCGGGCGAGGTTTACCCAGCCGGCCGGGTCACCCCGGCCGCTGGTGGTCTCTTACACCACCGTTTCACCCTTACCGCGCACTCGCGTGCGAGGCGGTCTGCTCTCTGTTGCACTTTCTCGCGGGTTGCCCCGGGTGGGTGTTACCCACCACCCTGCTCTGCGGAGCCCGGACGTTCCTCGGCGGCCCGCTCGCGCGGACCGACGCGACCGTCTGGCCGACCCATTCCGGGCCCAAGACTAGCGCACTGCTTGCATTGACCCACGCCCGGCGCTGGATCACCGAGGGACTAGCGCACTGCTAGAGCCCGGACTCCTCGTTGCGGATCAGGATCGCACCGCTGTCCGGGCAGAGCACCACGTCGTCGGCCGCCGCCCGGCGGATGTCGGCGAGGTCGGACTCGGTGAGCTTCACGTTCGAGCCCATCGACACCCCACGCAGCAGCAGCGCCGCGCCGACGCCGTACCGCGACCGCTGCCGCTCGTAGAGGGCGACCAGGTCGGCGGGGAGCGCCCCGGCGATCGTGGCGCGGTCGCGGGCGAGGGCGTCGCGCTGGGCGCCCACCGTGCCGGCCTCGCCGTCGCGGGCGGCCTCCAGGGTCTGCACCCGGCCTTCCAGTTCGCCGCGCTCCGCGTCGATCGAGGCCAACGAGGCCTCCAGTCCCTCCAGCCGTTCCATGACCGTGAGCTCGATCTCCTCCAGGTCGCCCTGCCGCTTCGCGAGGGACGCGAGCTCGGCCTCCAGCGCCTGCACGTCCTTCATCGAGGAGGTGTGCTGCACGCGCTCGGTGTCGCGGCGCTTGCGGGCCTCCACCACCTCGACGTCGGACTCGACCCGCTTCAGCTCGGACTTGGCGTCCTCCACCTCGCCGGTCGCGGCGATCCAGCGGGAGCGCAGGGCGTCGATCTCGGGCTGCAGCGCGGCGAGCTGAGCCGCTTGCGGGAGGTTGCGGACCGTGTGGTCGAGCTGGCTGAGCCGGGTGTCGGCGGCCTGCAGCCGGAGGAGCTCGTTCTGGTCGGAGGGGCTGGCTTTCATGCTCTGCTCTCTGCTGTTTCGGTACGTGTGAGGATCATTGCAGGATCGCGAAATCCCAGGGGTCGGTGCGCAGCTCGCTGACCACGACCTCCACGCCGGGCAGCGCGCGGCGGAGGCTCTCGGCGGCCGTGTCGAGCCAGAGCCATTCGCTCGCCCAGTGCGAGACGTCGAGGAGCGCGGGGCCGCCGCCGAGGACGGCCTGCTCGCGCGCCTCCGACGCCGGGTGGTGGCGGAGGTCGGCGGTGATGTAGACGTCTGCGCCGCGCACGGCGTCGCTGGCCAGCAGCGAGTCGCCAGCACCGCCGCAGACGGCGACGCGGGAGACGGGCTGGTGGTAGTCGCCGGCCGCGCGGACTCCCCCGGCGGTCGGCGGCAGGAGGTCGGCGAGCGCGCGGGCGAGTGCGCCGAGCGTGGTCGGCTCGGCCAGCGTGCCGACCCGGCCGATCCCGGTGACGCCGTCGGGCGCGGGCGCGATCGGCGTGGTGTCCCGGAGGCCGAGGGCGGCGGCCAGGACGGCGCTCGTGCCGTCCGCCACCACGTCGGCGTTGGTGTGCGCGGCGATCAGCGCGCAGTCGTTGCGGATCAGCGTGGCCAGCAGCGACCCCTTGTAGCGGTCCTCGGCGACCGAGGTCACGCCGCGCAGCAGCAGCGGGTGGTGGGCGATCAGGAGGTCGGCGTGGAGCGCGACGGCCTCCTCGACGGTCGCGGCCACGGCGTCCACCGAGAGGAGGATGCGCTCCACGCTCGCGGCCGGGTCGCCCGACACGAGCCCCGGCGCGTCCCATCCCTCCGCGCCGGCGATCGGCCAGAGCGATTCGACGACCTCGCTGACGGAACGGAGAGTGTGCGGCACGCAGTAGAGCCTAGCCCTGCTCGCCGGGGAGGGGCTCCGGGGAGCCGCGCCTCAGGCCACCACCGCCTCCTGCCTCCGCACCTCGCGGACGCCCGACACCATCGGCGTCACGAGCCCGATGCCGAGAGCGAGCAGCACGCCGACGTTGCTCGCGCCGATCCCCGGGTCGGCGCCGAGCAGCCGGACGAGGTAGCCCTCCCAGGCCAGCCACGGCAGCGGCGAGCTGACGAAGCCGAGCCCGATCGCGCTGGCGACGACGAGCATCGTGAGGTTGGCCCAGCGCCAGTCCGGGTAGACGCCGCCGCGGCGCAGCAGCGAGCCGTGGTGGAAGCGACGCGTGCGAAGCATCATCTCGCCGGCGAACAGCCCGGCCCACGCGGCGACCGGCACCGACAGCGCGGTCGGGATGCCGCGGATGACGATATCCAGGTCGCTCACCGTGAAAGCGAGCACGACGCCCGCGACCGCGATCACGGCGCCGATGACCACCGTGCTCCAGCGCCGGCCGAGACGCACGCCGAGCGCGTCGAGGGTGAAGCCGCCCGAGTAGATCGTGAGCACGAGCGCGGAGATCAGGCTGAGCCCCACCGCCAGCAGCAGCGGGACCGGGTACCAGGCCGGGAGGCCGAGCTGCACGAACCCTCCCACCGGGTCGCTGGCCAGCTCTGCGGCCAGGTGCGGGTCGGAGGCCGCGAGCAGGCCGCCGTAGGAGACGAGCACGAACGGCGGCACTCCCGCCCCGAACGTCGCCCACAGCATCCCGGCCGCGCCGGACGAGCGCCGGCGCTGGTACCGGGCGACCTCCGAGCTGCTCATCGCCCAGGCCAGCCCGACGTAGCTGAACACGAGCACCGCGCCCGTCACGACGTGCGTCCAGAGCGCGTCGGGGACGGCGAGCGCGCGCGACACATCGACGTGCCGCCAGGTCGCCGCGATCGTCACGGCGATGAGCACCGCGGAGGCGATCGTGAGCACGAGCTGCACCCGGGAGACGAGCCCGTAGCCGAAGAAGGCCACGACGCCCGCGGCGGCGATCGTCACGACCAGCGCGATCGCGGTCGGGATCGCCGCGCTGTGCGACCAGCCCTCCGAGACCGCCAGCGACCCAGCCGCCGACCCGGCCAGCCAGAGCAGCACGGCACCCCAGAACAGCTTGGTGACCAGCGCGAGCACGGTCGGGAGGACGTTGCCGCGGAGGCCGAAGATGGCTCGCGACACCACCATCGTCGGCTGCCCGCTCCACTTGCCCGCGAGCGTCCCGAGCCCGAGCGGGAGGAACGACAGCGCGACCCCGAACAGCGTCGCGACCAGGAGCTGGCGGAGGCTCAGCCCGAGCAGAAACAGGGTCGCGCCCACGCCGACGCTGATCAGGGAGGAGGTGCCGGCGAACCAGAGCCAGAACAGCCGGGACGCGTGCCCGGCCCGCCGGTCGAACGGCGTGGGCTCCAGGTCCACGGTCTCCGGCACGAAGGCGGGAGGTGCGACCGGGCCGGTGTGCAGCACCGCGGAGTCCTCGGGCTGCCGGGGGGCCGCGACGGGAGTCGGCGCGCTGTGCGCGTCGTCCGCGTCGACGTGGTCGGGGGCCGCGGCCGGGCCGAGGTCGGGGGCGGCCGCCGGGGTGGGCTCGGCGACGGCTCCGGCCACCGGCGCCTCGAGCGCGACGGGGAGGGCATCGGCGAGCAGCGGGACCGGCTGCGAGTCGGTCGGCGCCAACTCCGCGGGCACGAGGCCGAGCGGCTCGACGCGCGGTGCGGGGGTCTCGGGAGCGGGCGGCTGCTGCTGCGCGGCGGTCGAGGTATCGAGCGCGATCGTCGGGAACTTGGGCGGAGACACGTCTGGCCGCTGCTGAACCGGAAGCTGCTGCGCCGGCGGCTCCGGCTCCGGCTCCGGCGCTGCCGGCTGCGGCACGGCCGCCCCCACCCACGCGCTGTACGTCGGCTGCGGCCCGTCGTCCCGCCGCGGCACCGGGAGGTCGTCGAAGCTGATCAACTGAGTCGGCGGCCCGACCCAGTCCTCCTCCTCGCCGCCTTGGTCCTCTTCCTCCTCGACGTCGTCCGCCGGCTGCCCAATCACGGGGATCGCCGCCGTCGCCCGCGCCTGCAGCACGTTCTGCAGGTGCTGGATCGCCCCGAACGTGTCGTGGATCCGCAGGTCCGCGTCCACGATCGCCGTGACCTCCGCGTCGCTGAGTGCCGCGTCGTCCGTGGCGGCCGGGGCAGCCGGCGGCCCCGCGACGATGGGGATGGCCGCCGTCGCGCGGTCGACCTCGACCTGGAGGGCGTCGGCGAGCTCGTCGTCGCTGTGGCGTGCTCCGCCCGGCTCCGCGACGCCATTCCCCTTCACGTCATCGGCCCGCTCCATGCTCCGAGCCTACGACCGTAACGGTCAGCGGGTCAGGGGGCATCCTCGCCGCCGGAGAAGTACCATCGTCTCGATGAGCACGCCGATCCCGACTCCGTACGAAGACCTGCTGCGCGACGTCCTCGCGAACGGCAGCCACAAGTCCGACCGCACCGGCACCGGGACGCGCAGCGTGTTCGGCCGCCAGCTCCGGTTCGACCTCGCCGAGGGCTTCCCGCTGATCACCACCAAGCGGGTGCACTTCAAGTCGATCGCCTACGAACTGCTGTGGTTCCTGCGCGGCGAGAGCAACGTCGGCTGGCTGCGCGACAACGGCGTCACCATCTGGGACGAGTGGGCCGACGAGCGCGGCGAGCTCGGCCCGGTCTACGGCGTGCAGTGGAGGTCGTGGCCGGCGCCCGACGGAACCCACATCGACCAGATCCAGCAGGTGATCGACACCCTGCGCAGCAACCCGGACTCCCGCCGGATCATCGTCTCCGCGTGGAACGTCGCCGACATCCCGGACATGGCACTCGCACCGTGCCACGCGTTCTTCCAGTTCTACGTCGCCGACGGCCGGCTCTCCTGCCAGCTCTACCAGCGCAGCGCCGACATGTTCCTCGGCGTCCCCTTCAACATCGCCAGTTACGCCCTCCTCACGATGATGGTCGCCCAGCAGGTGGGCCTGGAGCCCGGCGACTTCGTCTGGACCGGCGGCGACTGCCACATCTACGACAACCACGTCGAGCAGGTGACCGAGCAGCTCACCCGCGACCCCTATCCCGCGCCGACGCTGCGGTTCGGGCGGAAGCCGGAGAGCATCTTCGACTATCGGTACGAGGACTTCGTGGTGGAGGACTACCAGCACCACCCCGCGATCCGCGCGGCCGTAGCCGTATGACGCTCGCGCTCATCTGGGCGCAGGCCCACGAACGCGTGATCGGCGCCGGCGGCGTCATGCCCTGGCACCTGCCGGAGGACCTCAAGCACTTCCGCGCGCTGACCGACGGCGACCCGGTGGTCATGGGCCGCCGCACCTGGGAGTCCCTGCCCGAGCGCTTCCGGCCCCTCCCCGGCCGGGCGAACATCGTCGTGACACGCGATCCGCACTATGCGGCGACGGGCGCGACGGTCGTCCACTCCCTCGACGACGCGCTGAGCACCGCCGGGGCCGGCATCGTGTGGATCATGGGCGGCGCCCAGCTCTACACGCAGGCTCTGCCGCTCGCGGACCGCGTCGAGGTGACCGAGATCGACCTGACCGTCGCAGGCGACACGTTCGCGCCCGCTCTCGGCCCGGAGTGGCATGGCGACGCCGGCCCGTGGCTGGAGGCCGCGAGCGGGATGCGCTACCGCTTCGTCCGCTACGAGCGCTAGGTCAGCCCCGCCACCAGGTTCACGGTCGCCGCGACGATGACGGTGCCGAACACGTACGACAGGAGCGTGTGCCGCAGGATGGTCCGGCGGATGTACGAGGTGGTGATGTTCGTGTCGGAGACCTGGAACGTCATCCCGAGCGTGAACGAGAGGTACGCGAAGTCGCTGTACTGCGGCGGCTCGTCCTGGTTGAAGTCGACGCCGCCGTTCTTGCGGTAGTAGATCCGCGCGTACCGCAGCGTGTAGAGGGTGTGGACGAGCAGCCAGGACAGCGCGACGCTCACGATGGCGAGCAGCGCGACCGCGAGCTGGGCGCCGCCCTTCAGGCTCCGCGCCTCCACGAGGACCCACACGACCGCGAACAGGCTGGCCAGGGCCGTGAGGGTCAGGACCAGGTCCACCGTCCGCCGTCCCGGGTCCTCCAGCGTCGCGTGGCTGCGCGTGTCGTGCGCGTCCATGCGCCAGACCGTCGTCCAGATCCACACAACGTACACCAGGCAGGCCGCGGCCCAGCCGGTCAGGATCGCGTGGTGCACCACCTCGAAGAACGACAGGACGACCGCCACGACCACGCCCACCGCCAGGGCGATGTACAGCTTGATCCGGGTGTGCCCGCGTCCGCGCTTCAGTTCGTCCGTCACACAACGGATGTTCGCACGTCGCGCCAGGGCGTCAAGGCCAGCGCGCCGCTACGATCGGATTGTGACCACCGCTCCCGCACCTCTCGCCGATCTCGACACCGAAGCGCTCCGTGCCGCACACGCGGACTTCGCGCGCGCCTACGACGAGCTGAAGGCCGCCGGCCTCGCACTCGACATCACGCGCGGCAAGCCGTCCGCCGAGCAGCTCGACCTCTCGAACGACCTCCTGCACCTGCCGGACGGGGCCTACCGCGACGCCGCCGGGACGGACCTCCGCAACTACGGCGGCCCGAACGGCCTCCCCGAGCTGCGCGCGATCTTCGCGGACGCGCTGCGGGTGCCGGTCGCCCAGCTCCTCGCGCTCGGCAACTCCAGCCTCACGGTCATGCACGACACGGTCGCGCAGGCGCTGCTGCACGGCGTCCCCGGCGGAGACCTGCCCTGGGGCCACCAGCCGATCAGCTTCCTCGCCCCCGTGCCGGGCTACGACCGCCACTTCACGATCTGCGAGCGCTTCGGCATCCGCATGATCGCCGTGCCGATGAACGACGACGGTCCCGACATCGCGACCATCGAGACCCTGCTGGCAACCGACGACAGCATCAAGGGCATGTGGTGCGTGCCGGTGTACTCCAACCCGTCCGGCGCGGTCTACAGCGAGGAGGTCGCGCGTGCCCTGGTGTCGCTGCCCGCCGCCGCCGACTTCCGGCTGTTCTGGGACAACGCCTACGTCGTCCACCACCTGAGCGACGAGCGGCCGGAGCCGATCGACATCCTGGCGCTGGCCGCCGAGGCCGGCAACCCGGACCGCCCGCTGATCTTCGCCTCCACCTCCAAGGTCACGTACCCGGGAGCCGGCGTCGCGTTCATCGGCGCGTCGGAGGCCAACATCGCCTGGTTCCAGCACAACTCGGCCGCGCAGAGCATCGGCCCGGACAAGATCAACCAGCTCCGCCACGTGCAGCTCCTCCGGGACGCCGAGGGGCTGGCGGCGCACATGGAGAAGCACCGCGCCATCCTGGAGCCCAAGTTCGCCGCGGTCGACGAGGCCTTCCGGGCACGACTGGAGCCCTGGGGAGCCGGCTCCTGGAACGCACCGCACGGCGGCTACTTCGTCAGCCTGGACGTGCTCGACGGCTGCGCCAAGCGCGCCGTCCAGCTCGCCAAGGAGGCCGGAATCGCGGTGACGCCCGCTGGGGCGACCTTCCCGTACGGCGAGGACCCGCGCGACGCGAACATCCGCATCGCGCCGACGTTCCCGCCGCTCGCCGAGCTGCGCGCGGCTCTCGACGGACTCTGCACGGCCATCCTGCTCGCCGAGACCGAGGCGCTGCTGGCCGAGCGGAACTGACGTGACCGGGGTCGTCCGCCCGACGGGAACCGACGTGACCGGCTGGGTCGTGCGCCCGAGCGTGGAGGCCGACTGGACCGCCTACCGCGCGATCCGCCTGGAGATGCTGGAGGACACGCCCATCGCGTTCCTCGAAACGCTGGCCGCGGCCCGGATGCACCCCGACGAGCACTGGCGGCGGCGCGCGGCGAACACGTCTCCGAGCAGCAGGCTGTTCGCCGCGGTCGCGCCCGACGGCCGCTGGCTGGGGACGATGGGCGGCTTCCACGCCACCGGCTCCCCCGACCCGCACCTGGTCGGCGTCTACGTGACGCCCACCGCGCGCGGCCGGGACCAGGGCGTCACCGACGCGCTCCTCGACGCGGTGATCGACTGGTCACGCGCGCGCTCGGGCCGGCTTCTGCTGGAAGTCCACGAGCACAACGCCGCCGCCATCCGCTACTACCAGCGCCGCGGCTTCGCGTTCACCGGCCGCACGCAGCCCTACCCGCTCGACCGCACCGCCCTCGAACTCGAAATGGCCGCCGACCTCTAGTCGCGAACGGAGGACATCCAGCTCCCGCGCCGGCGCGCCGCCAGCCAACGGAGGAGATCGGGCGTGCGGAGGCCGGGAACTCCTCCGCTAGCAACGGCACCGGAGGCGCCGGGGTGTCGGCAACGGAGGAGTTCGGGCGTGCGGAGCGGCGGATGTCCTCCGTTAGCCGACATTTGGGCGGCCGGAGGGGCGGATGTCCTCCGTTAGCGGCGGAAGCGGAGGGCGAGCTCGGCGAGGAGGCGGGCGCCGTACCCGGTCGCGCCCTTGGAGCGCCAGGCGTCGTCGGCATCGGCGTGCATCGTGCCCGCGATGTCGAGGTGCGCCCACGGCGTCTCGCCGACGAACTCGCGTAGGAACAGCGCGGCCGTCGTCGCGCCCGCGTACGGGCCGCCGACGTTGGCGAGGTCGGCGATGTCGGAGTCCAGCAGCTTGCGGTAGGCGGTCTCCAGCGGGAGCTGCCAGACCTTCTCGTCGGCGCTGCGGGAGGCCGCCACGATCGTGTCGGCCAGCCCCTGCTCGGACGCGAACAGCGCCGCCCTGGCCGGCCCCAGCGCCAGCAGCGCCCCGCCGGTGAGGGTCGCGATGTCCACGACGGCGTCCGGCTCCTCCTCCGTGGCGAGGACGAGGCCGTCCATCAGAACCAGGCG
This genomic stretch from Leifsonia sp. EB41 harbors:
- a CDS encoding thymidylate synthase — its product is MSTPIPTPYEDLLRDVLANGSHKSDRTGTGTRSVFGRQLRFDLAEGFPLITTKRVHFKSIAYELLWFLRGESNVGWLRDNGVTIWDEWADERGELGPVYGVQWRSWPAPDGTHIDQIQQVIDTLRSNPDSRRIIVSAWNVADIPDMALAPCHAFFQFYVADGRLSCQLYQRSADMFLGVPFNIASYALLTMMVAQQVGLEPGDFVWTGGDCHIYDNHVEQVTEQLTRDPYPAPTLRFGRKPESIFDYRYEDFVVEDYQHHPAIRAAVAV
- a CDS encoding aminotransferase class I/II-fold pyridoxal phosphate-dependent enzyme, which produces MTTAPAPLADLDTEALRAAHADFARAYDELKAAGLALDITRGKPSAEQLDLSNDLLHLPDGAYRDAAGTDLRNYGGPNGLPELRAIFADALRVPVAQLLALGNSSLTVMHDTVAQALLHGVPGGDLPWGHQPISFLAPVPGYDRHFTICERFGIRMIAVPMNDDGPDIATIETLLATDDSIKGMWCVPVYSNPSGAVYSEEVARALVSLPAAADFRLFWDNAYVVHHLSDERPEPIDILALAAEAGNPDRPLIFASTSKVTYPGAGVAFIGASEANIAWFQHNSAAQSIGPDKINQLRHVQLLRDAEGLAAHMEKHRAILEPKFAAVDEAFRARLEPWGAGSWNAPHGGYFVSLDVLDGCAKRAVQLAKEAGIAVTPAGATFPYGEDPRDANIRIAPTFPPLAELRAALDGLCTAILLAETEALLAERN
- a CDS encoding DUF1345 domain-containing protein, with amino-acid sequence MTDELKRGRGHTRIKLYIALAVGVVVAVVLSFFEVVHHAILTGWAAACLVYVVWIWTTVWRMDAHDTRSHATLEDPGRRTVDLVLTLTALASLFAVVWVLVEARSLKGGAQLAVALLAIVSVALSWLLVHTLYTLRYARIYYRKNGGVDFNQDEPPQYSDFAYLSFTLGMTFQVSDTNITTSYIRRTILRHTLLSYVFGTVIVAATVNLVAGLT
- a CDS encoding dihydrofolate reductase codes for the protein MTLALIWAQAHERVIGAGGVMPWHLPEDLKHFRALTDGDPVVMGRRTWESLPERFRPLPGRANIVVTRDPHYAATGATVVHSLDDALSTAGAGIVWIMGGAQLYTQALPLADRVEVTEIDLTVAGDTFAPALGPEWHGDAGPWLEAASGMRYRFVRYER
- a CDS encoding GNAT family N-acetyltransferase, with the protein product MTGVVRPTGTDVTGWVVRPSVEADWTAYRAIRLEMLEDTPIAFLETLAAARMHPDEHWRRRAANTSPSSRLFAAVAPDGRWLGTMGGFHATGSPDPHLVGVYVTPTARGRDQGVTDALLDAVIDWSRARSGRLLLEVHEHNAAAIRYYQRRGFAFTGRTQPYPLDRTALELEMAADL